The Papio anubis isolate 15944 chromosome 1, Panubis1.0, whole genome shotgun sequence genome window below encodes:
- the SPEN gene encoding msx2-interacting protein isoform X4, with amino-acid sequence MQIEVTAWIGPETESENEFRPLDERIDEFHPKATRTLFIGNLEKTTTYHDLRNIFQRFGEIVDIDIKKVNGVPQYAFLQYCDIASVCKAIKKMDGEYLGNNRLKLGFGKSMPTNCVWLDGLSSNVSDQYLTRHFCRYGPVVKVVFDRLKGMALVLYNEIEYAQAAVKETKGRKIGGNKIKVDFANRESQLAFYHCMEKSGQDIRDFYEMLAERREERRASYDYNQDRTYYESVRTPGTYPEDSRRDYPARGREFYSEWETYQGDYYESRYYDDPREYRDYRNDPYEQDIREYSYRQRERERERERFESDRDRDHERRPIERSQSPVHLRRPQSPGASPSQAERLPSDSERRLYSRSSDRSGSCSSLSPPRYEKLDKSRLERYTKNEKTDKERTFDPERVERERRLIRKEKVEKDKTDKQKRKGKVHSPSSQSSETDQENEREQSPEKPRSSNKLSREKADKEGIAKNRLELMPCVVLTRVKEKEGKVIDHTPVEKLKAKLDNDTVKSSALDQKLQVSQTEPAKSDLSKLESVRMKVPKEKGLSSHVEVVEKEGRLKARKHLKPEQAADGVSAVDLEKLEARKRRFADSNLKAEKQKPEVKKSSPEMEDARMLSKKQPDVSSREVILLREGEAERKPVRKEILKRESKKIKLDRLNTVASPKDCQELASISVGSGSRPSSDLQARLGEPTGESVENQEIQSKKLIPSKPQLKQLQVLDDQGPEREDVRKNYCSLRDETPERKSGQEKSHSVNTEEKIGIDIDHTQSYRKQMEQSRRKQQMEMEIAKSEKFGSPKKDVDEYERRSLVHEVGKPPQDVTDDSPPSKKKRMDHVDFDICTKRERNYRSSRQISEDSERTGCSPSVRHGSFHEDEDPIGSPRLMSVKGSPKVDEKVLPYSNITVREESLKFNPYDSSRREQMADMAKIKLSVLNSEDELNRWDSQMKQDASRFDVSFPNSIIKRDSLRKRSVRDLEPGEVPSDSDEDGEHKSHSPRASALYESSRLSFLLRDREDKLRERDERLSSSLERNKFYSFALDKTITPDTKALLERAKSLSSSREENWSFLDWDSRFANFRNNKDKEKVDSAPRPIPSWYMKKKKIRTDSEGKMDDKKEDHKEEEQERQELFASRFLHSSIFEQDSKRLQHLERKEEDSDFMSGRIYGKQTSEGANSTTDSIQEPVVLFHSRFMELTRMQQKEKEKDQKPKEVEKQEDIENHPKTPESAPENKDAELKTPPSVGPPSVTVATLESAPSALEKTAGDKMVEAPLVTEDKTVEPATVSEEAKPVSEPAPAPVEQPEQVDLPPGADPNKEAAVIPAGVEEGSSGDQLPYLDAKPPTPGASFSQAESNVDPEPDSTQPLSKPAQKSEEASEPKAEKPDTTADVEPDANQKAEAVPEAQPPASEDLEVDPPVATKDKKPNKSKRSKTPVQAPAVSIVEKPVTRKSERIDREKLKRSNSPRGEAQKLLELKMEAEKITRTASKNSAADLEHPEPSLPLSRTRRRNVRSVYATMGDHENRSPVKEPIEQPRVTRKRLERELQEAAAVPTTPRRGRPPKTRRRADEEEENETKEPAETLKPPEGWRSPRSQKTAAGGGPQGKKGRNEPKVDAARPEATTEVGPQISVKESPTEPKAAEEEAGSEQKCDRKDAGTDKNPPEAAPVEVVEKKPAPEKNSKSKRGRSRNSRLAVDKSASLKNVDAAVSPRGAAAQAGEREPGVVAVSPEKSESPQKEDGLSSQLKSDPVDPDKESEKEDASASGPSPEATQLAKQMELEQAVEHIAKLAEASASAAYKADAPEGLAPEDRDKPAHQASETELAAAIGSIINDISGEPENFPAPPPFPGESQTDLQPHAGAQALQPSEEGMETDEAVSGILETEAATESSRPPVNAPDPSAGPTDTKEARGNSSETSHSAPEAKGSKEVEVTLVRKDKGRQKTTRSRRKRNTNKKVVVPVESHVPESDQAQGESPAANEGTTLQHPEAPQEEKQSEKPHSTPPQSCTSDPSKTPSTENSSQEISVEERTPTKASVPPDLPQPPQPVPVDEEPQARFRVHSIIESDPVTPPSDPSIPIPTLPSVTAAKLSPPVSSGGIPHQSPPTKVTEWITRQEESRAQSTPSPALPPDTKASDVDTSSSTLRKILMDPKYVSATGVTSTNVTTAIAEPVSAAPCLHEAPPPPVESKKPLEEKTTAPVTNNSETQASEVPVAADKEKVAPVIAPKITSVISRMPVSIDLENSQKITLAKPAPQTLTGLVSALTGLVNVSLVPVNALKGPVKGSVTTLKSLVSTPAGPVNVLKGPVNVLTGPVNVLTTPVNATVGTVNAAPGTVNAAASAVNATASAVTVTAGAVTAASGGVTATTGTVTMAGAVIAPSAKCKQRASANENSRFHPGSMPVIDDRPADAGSGAGLRVNTSEGVVLLSYSGQKTEGPQRISAKISQIPPASAMDIEFQQSVSKSQVKPDSVTASQPPSKGPQAPAGYANVATHSTLVLTAQTYNASPVISSVKADRPSLEKPEPIHLSVSTPVTQGGTVKVLTQGINTPPVLVHNQLVLTPSIVTTNKKLADPVTLKIETKVLQPANLGSTLTPHHPPALPSKLPTEVNHVPSGPSIPADRTVSHLAAAKLDAHSPRPSGPGPSSFPRASHPSSTASTALSTNATVMLAAGIPVPQFISSIHPEQSVIMPPHSITQTVSLSHLSQGEVRMNTPTLPSITYSIRPEALHSPRAPLQPQQIEVRAPQRASTPQPAPAGVPALASQHPPEEEVHYHLPVARATAPVQSEVLVMQSEYRLHPYTVPRDVRIMVHPHVTAVSEQPRAADGVVKVPPASKAPQQPGKEAAKTPDAKATPAPAPVPVPVPVPLPAPAPAPHSEARILTVTPSNQLQGLPLTPPVVVTHGVQIVHSSGELFQEYRYGDIRTYHPPAQLTHTQFPAASSVGLPSRTKTAAQGPPPEGEPLQPPQPVQSTQPAQPMQSTQPAQTAPPCPPSQLSQPGQPPSGKMPQVSQEAKGTQTGLEQPRLPAGPANRPPEPHTQVQRAQVETGPTSFPSPVSVSMKPDLPVPLPTQTAPKQPLFVPTTSGPSTPPGLVLPHTEFQPTPKQDSSPHLTSQRPVDMVQLLKKYPIVWQGLLALKNDTAAVQLHFVSGNNVLAHRSLPLSEGGPPLRIAQRMRLEASQLEGVARRMTVETDYCLLLALPCGRDQEDVVSQTESLKAAFITYLQAKQAAGIINVPNPGSNQPAYVLQIFPPCEFSESHLSRLAPDLLASISNISPHLMIVIASV; translated from the exons gtGGTGTTTGACCGCTTAAAAGGCATGGCCCTGGTTCTCTACAATGAAATTGAATATGCACAAGCAGCTGTAAAAGAGACCAAAGGGAGAAAAATCGGTGGTAATAAAATTAAG gtggatTTTGCAAATCGGGAAAGTCAGCTGGCTTTTTATCACTGCATGGAGAAATCTGGTCAAGACATCAGAGACTTTTATGAAATGTTAGCCGAAAGAAG AGAGGAACGAAGGGCATCCTACGACTATAACCAAGATCGTACATATTATGAGAGTGTTCGAACTCCAGGCACTTACCCTGAGGATTCCAGGCGGGACTATCCAGCTCGAGGGAGAGAGTTTTATTCAGAATGGGAAACTTACCAAGGAGACTACTATGAATCACGATACTACGATGATCCTCGGGAATACAGGGATTACAGGAATGATCCTTATGAACAAGATATTAGGGAATATAGTTACAGGCAAAGGGAACGAGAAAGAGAACGTGAAAGATTTGAGTCCGACCGGGACAGAGACCATGAGAGGAGGCCAATTGAACGAAGTCAAAGTCCAGTTCACTTGCGACGTCCACAGAGTCCTGGAGCGTCTCCCTCTCAGGCAGAGAGGTTGCCGAGTGATTCTGAGAGGAGGCTTTACAGCCGATCCTCAGACCGGAGTGGAAGCTGTAGCTCACTTTCCCCTCCAAGATATGAGAAACTTGACAAATCTCGTTTGGAGCGctatacaaaaaatgaaaagacagataAAGAACGAACTTTTGATCCCGagagagtggagagagagagacgctTAATACGGAAGGAAAAAGTGGAAAAGGACAAAACTGACAAGCAAAAACGCAAAGGAAAGGTTCACTCCCCTAGTTCTCAGTCTTCAGAAACCGACCAAGAAAATGAGCGAGAACAAAGCCCTGAAAAGCCAAGGAGTTCTAATAAACTGAGCAGAGAGAAAGCTGACAAAGAAGGAATAGCAAAAAACCGCCTAGAACTCATGCCTTGCGTGGTTTTGACTCgagtgaaagagaaagagggaaaggtcATTGACCACACTCCTGTGGAAAAGTTGAAAGCCAAGCTTGATAATGACACTGTTAAATCTTCAGCCCTGGACCAGAAACTTCAGGTCTCTCAGACGGAGCCTGCAAAGTCTGACTTGTCTAAACTGGAATCTGTTAGAATGAAAGTACCAAAGGAAAAGGGGCTTTCAAGCCATGTTGAAGTGGTGGAGAAGGAGGGCAGGCTTAAAGCCAGGAAGCACCTCAAGCCTGAGCAGGCTGCAGACGGGGTAAGTGCTGTGGATCTGGAAAAGCTGGAAGCAAGGAAAAGGCGCTTTGCAGATTCcaatttaaaagcagaaaagcaaaaaccAGAGGTCAAGAAAAGCAGTCCAGAGATGGAGGATGCTCGCATGCTTTCAAAGAAGCAGCCTGACGTATCCTCTAGAGAGGTCATTCTGCTGAGGGAAGGAGAGGCCGAAAGAAAGCCTGTGAGGAAAGAAATTCTTAAAAGAGaatctaaaaaaatcaaactggaCAGACTTAATACTGTTGCCAGCCCCAAAGACTGTCAGGAGCTTGCCAGTATTTCTGTTGGGTCTGGCTCAAGGCCCAGCTCAGACCTACAAGCAAGACTGGGAGAACCAACAGGTGAATCTGTGGAAAATCAAGAAATCCAATCAAAAAAACTCATTCCCTCAAAACCACAGCTCAAACAGCTACAGGTATTAGATGATCAAGGACCAGAGAGAGAAGACGTTAGGAAAAACTACTGCAGTCTTCGTGATGAAACACCTGAACGTAAATCAGGCCAAGAGAAATCACATTCAGtaaatactgaagaaaaaattGGCATTGACATCGATCACACGCAGAGTTACCGAAAACAAATGGAGCAGAGTCGTAGGAAACAGCAGATGGAAATGGAAATAGCCAAGTCTGAGAAGTTTGGCAGTCCTAAAAAAGATGTAGATGAATATGAAAGACGTAGCCTCGTTCACGAGGTAGGCAAACCCCCTCAAGATGTCACCGATGACTCTCCTCccagcaaaaagaaaaggatggaTCATGTTGATTTTGATATCTGCACCAAGAGAGAACGGAATTACAGAAGTTCACGCCAAATCAGCGAAGATTCTGAAAGGACTGGTTGTTCTCCCAGTGTCCGACATGGTTCCTTCCATGAAGACGAGGATCCCATAGGCTCCCCTAGGCTAATGTCGGTAAAGGGGTCTCCTAAAGTAGATGAAAAAGTCCTCCCCTATTCTAACATAACAGTCAGGGAAGAGTCTTTAAAATTTAATCCTTATGATTCTAGCAGGAGAGAACAGATGGCAGATATGGCCAAAATAAAACTATCTGTCTTGAATTCTGAAGATGAACTAAATCGTTGGGACTCTCAAATGAAACAAGATGCCAGCAGATTTGATGTGAGTTTCCCAAACAGCATAATTAAGAGAGATAGCCTTCGAAAAAGGTCTGTACGAGATCTGGAACCTGGTGAGGTGCCTTCTGATTCTGATGAAGATGGTGAACACAAATCCCACTCACCCAGAGCCTCTGCATTATATGAAAGTTCTCGATTGTCTTTTTTATTGAGGGACAGAGAAGACAAGCTACGTGAGCGAGATGAAAGACTCTCTAGTTCTTTAGAAAGGAACAAATTTTACTCTTTTGCATTGGATAAGACAATCACACCAGACACTAAAGCTTTGCTTGAAAGAGCTAAATCCCTCTCTTCATCTCGTGAAGAAAATTGGTCTTTTCTTGATTGGGACTCTCGATTTGCAAATTTTCGaaacaacaaagataaagaaaaggttGACTCTGCTCCAAGACCTATTCCATCTTGGtacatgaaaaagaagaaaattaggaCTGATTCAGAAGGGAAAATGGATGATAAGAAAGAGGACCATAAAGAAGAAGAGCAAGAGAGGCAGGAATTGTTTGCTTCTCGTTTTTTACACAGCTCAATCTTTGAACAAGATTCCAAGCGATTGCAGCAtctagagagaaaagaggaagactCTGACTTCATGTCTGGTAGAATCTATGGTAAGCAGACATCTGAGGGAGCAAACAGCACAACTGATTCCATTCAAGAACCAGTAGTTCTGTTCCATAGCAGATTTATGGAGCTCACACGAatgcaacagaaagaaaaagaaaaagaccagaaACCCAAAGAGGTTGAGAAACAGGAAGATATAGAGAATCATCCCAAGACCCCAGAATCTGCTCCTGAGAATAAAGATGCAGAACTAAAAACTCCACCTTCCGTTGGGCCTCCAAGTGTCACAGTCGCAACTCTAGAGTCAGCCCCATCAGCACTAGAGAAGACCGCTGGTGACAAAATGGTAGAGGCGCCTTTGGTAACAGAAGATAAGACTGTGGAGCCAGCCACTGTCTCAGAAGAAGCAAAGCCTGTGTCTGAACCTGCTCCTGCCCCTGTGGAACAGCCGGAACAAGTGGACCTGCCCCCAGGAGCAGACCCCAATAAAGAAGCTGCTGTGATTCCGGCAGGTGTTGAGGAAGGTTCATCAGGTGACCAGCTGCCTTATCTGGATGCCAAGCCTCCAACTCCCGGGGCCTCGTTTTCCCAGGCAGAGAGCAATGTAGATCCAGAGCCTGACAGTACCCAGCCACTTTCAAAACCAGCTCAGAAGTCTGAGGAGGCCAGTGAGCCAAAGGCTGAAAAGCCAGACACCACTGCAGATGTTGAGCCTGATGCAAACCAGAAAGCTGAAGCTGTTCCTGAGGCTCAGCCCCCAGCTTCTGAAGATTTAGAGGTTGATCCTCCAGTTGCTACAAAGGataaaaagccaaacaaaagcAAGCGTTCAAAGACCCCTGTTCAGGCACCTGCAGTGAGTATCGTGGAGAAGCCCGTCACAAGGAAGAGTGAGAGGATAGACCGGGAAAAACTCAAGCGGTCCAATTCTCCTCGGGGAGAAGCACAGAAGCTTTTGGAattgaagatggaggcagagaagaTTACAAGGACTGCTTCTAAAAACTCTGCTGCAGACCTTGAACATCCCGAACCAAGTTTGCCTCTTAGCCGAACAAGGCGCCGTAATGTAAGGAGCGTCTATGCAACCATGGGTGACCATGAAAACCGCTCTCCTGTCAAAGAGCCCATTGAGCAACCAAGAGTGACCAGAAAGAGATTGGAGCGAGAGCTTCAGGAGGCCGCGGCGGTTCCCACCACCCCTCGGAGGGGAAGGCCTCCAAAGACACGCCGGCGAGCCGATGAAGAGGAGGAGAACGAGACCAAGGAACCTGCAGAAACACTCAAGCCACCTGAGGGATGGCGGTCCCCACGGTCCCAGAAAACTGCAGCTGGTGGTGGCCCCcaagggaaaaagggaagaaatgaacCGAAGGTGGATGCTGCACGTCCTGAGGCCACCACTGAGGTGGGCCCCCAAATAAGTGTGAAAGAGAGCCCCACGGAACCCAAGGCTGCTGAGGAAGAGGCAGGGAGCGAACAGAAATGTGACAGAAAAGATGCTGGCACAGACAAAAATCCCCCTGAAGCCGCCCCTGTTGAAGTTGTAGAGAAAAAACCGGCCCCTGAAAAAAACTCCAAATCAAAGAGAGGAAGATCTCGAAACTCCAGGTTAGCAGTGGACAAATCTGCAAGTCTGAAAAATGTGGATGCTGCTGTCAGTCCCAGGGGGGCTGCAGCACAGGCAGGGGAGAGGGAACCCGGGGTGGTGGCAGTCTCCCCTGAGAAAAGTGAGAGTCCCCAAAAGGAGGATGGTTTATCATCCCAATTGAAAAGTGATCCAGTTGATCCAGACAAGGAATCAGAGAAAGAAGACGCGTCTGCCTCTGGGCCGTCCCCAGAAGCCACCCAGTTAGCCAAGCAGATGGAGCTGGAGCAGGCCGTGGAACACATCGCAAAGCTTGCCGAGGCCTCTGCCTCTGCTGCCTATAAGGCAGATGCACCAGAGGGCCTTGCCCCAGAAGACAGGGACAAGCCTGCACACCAAGCAAGTGAAACAGAGCTGGCTGCGGCCATTGGCTCCATCATCAATGACATTTCTGGGGAGCCAGAAAACTTCCCAGCACCTCCACCTTTTCCTGGAGAATCCCAGACAGATCTGCAGCCCCACGCAGGTGCACAGGCGCTGCAGCCTTCTGAGGAAGGAATGGAGACGGATGAGGCTGTATCTGGCATCCTGGAAACTGAGGCTGCTACAGAATCTTCGAGGCCGCCAGTCAATGCTCCTGACCCCTCAGCAGGCCCAACAGATACCAAGGAAGCCAGAGGAAATAGCAGTGAAACCTCACACTCGGCGCCAGAAGCCAAAGGGTCTAAAGAAGTGGAAGTCACTCTTGTTCGGAAAGACAAAGGGCGCCAGAAGACAACCCGATCACGCCGCAAACGGAACACAAACAAGAAAGTGGTGGTGCCTGTAGAGAGCCATGTCCCTGAATCTGACCAAGCTCAAGGCGAGAGTCCTGCTGCAAATGAGGGGACAACACTACAGCACCCTGAAGCCCCACAGGAAGAAAAGCAGAGTGAGAAACCCCATTCCACTCCTCCTCAGTCATGTACCTCTGACCCAAGCAAGACTCCCTCCACAGAGAATTCGTCCCAAGAAATCAGTGTTGAGGAAAGGACTCCAACCAAAGCATCTGTGCCCCCAGACCTTCCCCAGCCCCCTCAGCCAGTGCCGGTGGATGAGGAACCTCAAGCCAGGTTCAGGGTGCATTCCATCATTGAGAGTGACCCGGTGACCCCACCCAGCGATCCAAGCATCCCCATACCCACACTGCCTTCTGTAACTGCAGCAAAGCTTTCACCTCCTGTCTCCTCTGGGGGGATCCCACATCAGAGCCCCCCTACTAAGGTGACAGAGTGGATCACAAGGCAGGAGGAGTCACGGGCTCAGTCTACTCCATCTCCAGCTCTTCCCCCAGACACAAAGGCCTCTGACGTCGACACCAGCTCCAGCACCCTGAGGAAGATTCTCATGGACCCCAAGTATGTGTCTGCAACAGGTGTCACTTCCACAAATGTCACCACGGCCATTGCAGAGCCTGTCAGTGCTGCCCCTTGCCTACATGAGGCCCCGCCCCCTCCAGTTGAATCTAAAAAGcctttagaagaaaaaacaacagcTCCAGTGACAAACAACTCTGAGACACAAGCCTCGGAGGTGCCGGTAGCTGCTGACAAGGAAAAGGTGGCTCCAGTCATTGCTCCCAAAATTACCTCTGTTATTAGCCGGATGCCTGTCAGCATTGACTTGGAAAATTCACAGAAGATAACCTTGGCAAAACCAGCTCCTCAAACCCTCACTGGCCTGGTGAGTGCGCTCACTGGCCTGGTGAATGTCTCCCTGGTCCCAGTGAATGCCCTGAAAGGTCCCGTGAAGGGCTCAGTGACCACACTGAAAAGTTTGGTGAGCACCCCTGCTGGACCCGTGAACGTCCTGAAGGGGCCTGTGAATGTTCTTACGGGGCCAGTGAATGTTCTCACCACTCCAGTGAACGCCACGGTGGGCACAGTGAATGCCGCCCCAGGCACGGTTAATGCTGCTGCGAGTGCAGTGAATGCCACAGCAAGTGCAGTGACCGTCACAGCGGGTGCGGTTACTGCTGCATCTGGTGGCGTGACGGCCACAACAGGCACGGTGACAATGGCAGGGGCAGTGATTGCGCCGTCAGCAAAGTGCAAACAGAGAGCGAGTGCTAATGAAAACAGTCGGTTTCACCCAGGGTCCATGCCTGTGATCGACGATCGTCCAGCAGACGCAGGCTCAGGGGCGGGACTGCGTGTGAACACTTCCGAAGGGGTTGTGCTCCTGAGTTATTCAGGGCAGAAGACTGAAGGCCCACAGCGGATCAGCGCCAAGATCAGCCAGATCCCCCCGGCCAGTGCAATGGACATTGAATTTCAGCAGTCGGTGTCCAAGTCCCAGGTCAAACCGGATTCTGTCACAGCATCGCAGCCTCCATCCAAAGGTCCTCAAGCTCCTGCAGGCTATGCAAACGTGGCCACCCATTCCACGTTGGTACTGACCGCCCAGACATATAACGCCTCTCCTGTGATTTCGTCTGTGAAGGCCGATAGGCCATCCTTGGAGAAGCCCGAGCCCATTCACCTCTCGGTGTCCACGCCTGTCACCCAGGGAGGCACAGTGAAGGTTCTCACCCAGGGGATCAACACGCCCCCTGTGCTGGTTCACAACCAGCTGGTCCTCACCCCAAGCATTGTCACCACAAACAAAAAGCTTGCTGACCCCGTCACCCTTAAAATTGAGACCAAGGTCCTTCAGCCGGCCAACCTGGGGTCCACGCTTACGCCCCACCACCCTCCTGCTCTGCCCAGCAAACTGCCTACAGAAGTAAACCATGTCCCCTCGGGGCCCAGCATCCCAGCAGATCGAACTGTCTCCCATTTGGCAGCCGCAAAGCTCGACGCTCATTCTCCTCGACCCAGTGGACCCGGGCCGTCCTCATTCCCAAGGGCAAGCCACCCTAGCAGCACTGCCTCCACGGCGCTCTCCACCAATGCCACAGTCATGCTGGCTGCAGGCATTCCAGTGCCCCAGTTCATCTCCAGCATCCACCCAGAGCAGTCTGTCATCATGCCACCCCACAGCATCACCCAGACTGTGTCCCTGAGCCACCTCTCGCAGGGCGAGGTGAGAATGAACACTCCCACGCTGCCCAGTATCACCTACAGCATCCGGCCAGAAGCGCTTCACTCTCCTCGGGCTCCGCTGCAGCCCCAGCAAATAGAGGTCAGGGCCCCACAGCGTGCCAGCACCCCGCAGCCAGCCCCAGCTGGCGTGCCTGCGCTGGCCTCCCAGCACCCTCCCGAGGAGGAAGTGCATTATCACCTTCCCGTCGCTCGGGCCACAGCCCCTGTGCAGTCAGAGGTACTAGTCATGCAGTCTGAGTACCGACTGCACCCCTATACCGTGCCACGGGATGTGAGGATCATGGTGCATCCACATGTGACAGCAGTCAGCGAGCAGCCCAGGGCCGCGGATGGGGTCGTGAAGGTGCCACCAGCCAGCAAGGCCCCTCAGCAGCCAGGGAAGGAAGCTGCCAAGACACCAGATGCCAAAGCCACCCCGGCCCCTGCCCCcgtccctgtccctgtccccgtccccctccctgctcctgcccctgcccctcacaGTGAGGCCCGTATCCTCACAGTTACCCCCAGTAACCAACTCCAGGGGCTGCCTCTGACCCCTCCTGTGGTGGTGACCCACGGGGTGCAGATTGTGCACTCCAGCGGGGAGCTGTTTCAAGAGTACCGGTACGGCGACATCCGCACCTACCACCCCCCAGCCCAGCTCACACACACTCagtttcctgctgcttcctctgttGGCCTGCCTTCCCGGACCAAGACAGCTGCTCAG GGCCCTCCTCCTGAAGGTGAGCCCCTGCAGCCCCCTCAGCCTGTGCAGTCCACACAGCCAGCCCAGCCTATGCAGTCCACGCAGCCTGCCCAGACAGCACCACCCTGCCCGCCCTCCCAACTCAGCCAGCCCGGCCAGCCACCAAGCGGCAAGATGCCTCAAGTGTCCCAGGAGGCAAAGGGGACTCAGACGGGATTAGAGCAGCCTCGCCTCCCAGCTGGACCTGCAAACAGGCCGCCTGAGCCTCATACCCAGGTTCAGAGGGCACAAGTGGAAACAGGCCCAACTTCCTTCCCCTCGCCTGTGTCTGTCTCCATGAAGCCTGACCTTCCAGTCCCTCTTCCCACTCAGACTGCCCCAAAACAGCCGTTGTTTGTCCCAACAACCTCTGGCCCCAGCACCCCACCAGGACTGGTTCTGCCACACACTGAATTCCAGCCAACCCCCAAACAAGATTCCTCTCCACACCTGACTTCACAGAGACCCGTGGATATGGTTCAGCTTCTGAAG AAGTACCCCATCGTGTGGCAGGGCCTGCTGGCCCTGAAGAATGACACAGCTGCTGTGCAGCTCCACTTCGTCTCTGGCAACAATGTCCTGGCCCATCGGTCCCTGCCCCTTTCTGAAGGAGGGCCCCCACTAAGGATCGCCCAGAGGATGCGGCTGGAGGCATCACAGCTGGAAGGGGTTGCCCGAAGGATGACG GTGGAGACAGATTACTGTCTGCTGCTGGCTCTGCCCTGTGGCCGCGACCAAGAGGATGTTGTGAGCCAGACCGAGTCCCTCAAGGCTGCCTTCATCACTTACCTGCAGGCTAAGCAGGCGGCAGGGATCATCAACGTTCCCAACCCTGGCTCCAATCAG CCTGCCTACGTGCTGCAGATCTTCCCGCCTTGTGAGTTCTCTGAGAGTCACCTGTCCCGCCTGGCCCCTGACCTCCTTGCCAGCATCTCCAACATCTCTCCCCACCTCATGATTGTCATTGCCTCCGTGTGA